In Hevea brasiliensis isolate MT/VB/25A 57/8 chromosome 13, ASM3005281v1, whole genome shotgun sequence, a single genomic region encodes these proteins:
- the LOC110658409 gene encoding protein FAR1-RELATED SEQUENCE 5 isoform X4: MSRDEDDLVSPHDEDMDVGLQTSDRLDLNLDQDCHNPNVAQVTGAQCSLSSKGDSITNGVLKIGTEFESDEHAYSFYSKYARLVGFSVRKDWVNRSKVHGLVVSRKFTCSKEGYRRKDKRDANVKKHRKETRTGCLAHLIITRQPDGKYRVTHFEAEHNHDSINPNNVQTLPFQKELCVTEAAEADLPSNLGAESNSAFELMNRRFEVGESLDYIAMDFDNYLQSERVRDMKRGEAGRLLRYFQRLHFESPTFFHAIQVDIDDKISNIFWADDTMVVDYDHFGDVICLDTTYRTNKDIQPFVQFIGVNHHNQAVTFAAALLFDDTVESLKWLFRTFLEAMSGKKPKVILTDQDAAIVEAIKSVLPETSHRICVWQMCQNALNHLSHALKDTESFSSDFRSCIYDLNDEEDFIHAWEALLDKYSLQQNEWLRWMFREREKWAIVYGMNTFFLDARGCHVAEDLHRNLRSNLSSDQDALQFFKVFERMVDEQRFKELQANDEMTRCMPRLMGNVVLLKHASDMYTPKAFEIFQKEYEKCLNFVVSQCSESSLFLEYKVNTFGRSREYTVTFNPSDDTVICSCRKFENVGFLCGHALKVLDQKNIKVLPSKYILKRWTKDARIGYVRESKEFIAQENPKLVAGSRYKALCRRMLKISARATESEEAFQFASRQLDQMIEAVEKILTIKHEEAHGIASSSTAANVSESGNAEIFLDKRTVEDQDEDNRVAGIEDNDGAVPERHQLKYMKEKSSKKHGFPSALPPAPDTDTFVSSPQQACVSTEALTSNPLLQNPVISHQDNPNLYQPSNFYSDQHDSSRQTPLLQAMDLDLQHPQPSSFMLYDLRYRASDTSFLGSK, encoded by the exons ATGAGTAGGGATGAGGATGACTTGGTTAGCCCTCATGATGAGGACATGGATGTAGGACTCCAAACATCAGATAGGTTAGACTTAAATCTGGATCAGGACTGTCACAATCCAAATGTGGCTCAGGTTACTGGAGCTCAATGCAGTCTCTCCTCCAAAGGTGATTCCATTACAAATGGGGTGCTAAAAATTGGTACAGAGTTTGAATCAGACGAACATGCTTATAGTTTTTACAGCAAGTATGCTAGATTGGTAGGTTTCAGTGTTCGAAAGGATTGGGTAAATAGGAGTAAGGTGCATGGTCTAGTGGTGTCTAGAAAGTTTACTTGCTCTAAGGAAGGTTATCGACGGAAAGACAAGAGAGATGCTAATGTGAAGAAGCACAGAAAGGAAACCAGAACTGGTTGCTTGGCACACTTGATCATCACTCGTCAACCTGATGGTAAATACCGGGTTACACATTTTGAAGCGGAACACAACCATGACAGTATAAACCCAAATAATGTTCAAACATTACCATTTCAGAAGGAATTATGTGTTACCGAAGCTGCAGAAGCTGACTTGCCAAGTAATTTGGGGGCAGAGTCAAATTCCGCCTTTGAATTAATGAACAGAAGATTTGAAGTAGGTGAGTCTCTTGATTATATAGCCATGGATTTTGATAATTACCTACAATCTGAAAGAGTTAGAGATATGAAAAGGGGGGAGGCAGGACGCTTACTGCGTTATTTTCAGAGGCTGCACTTTGAAAGCCCAACATTCTTTCATGCGATACAGGTTGATATAGATGACAAAATAAGCAACATTTTTTGGGCTGATGATACGATGGTAGTGGATTACGACCATTTTGGTGATGTTATTTGTTTGGACACAACTTACCGAACAAATAAAGATATTCAGCCATTTGTACAGTTTATAGGAGTGAATCATCACAATCAAGCTGTAACTTTTGCTGCTGCACTTTTATTTGATGACACTGTTGAATCGCTCAAGTGGCTATTTAGAACCTTTCTAGAGGCAATGTCTGGAAAGAAGCCAAAAGTTATTCTCACTGATCAAGATGCAGCAATTGTTGAAGCAATTAAATCTGTCTTGCCAGAAACAAGCCATCGTATCTGTGTTTGGCAGATGTGCCAGAATGCTCTTAATCACCTTAGCCATGCATTGAAGGATACTGAATCTTTTTCCAGTGATTTTAGAAGTTGTATCTATGATCTCAATGATGAGGAGGATTTCATTCATGCCTGGGAGGCTTTGCTGGATAAATATAGTCTTCAGCAAAATGAGTGGCTAAGATGGATGTTTAGAGAAAGAGAGAAATGGGCCATCGTATATGGCATGAACACATTTTTTCTTGATGCCAGAGGCTGTCATGTGGCTGAAGATTTACATAGGAACTTGAGAAGTAACTTAAGCTCTGATCAAGATGCACTTCAGTTTTTCAAGGTTTTTGAGAGGATGGTGGATGAGCAACGCTTCAAAGAATTACAAGCTAATGATGAGATGACTAGATGCATGCCAAGGTTAATGGGGAATGTAGTTTTGCTAAAGCATGCAAGTGACATGTACACGCCAAAGGCATTTGAAATATTTCAGAAAGAATATGAGAAGTGTTTAAATTTTGTTGTTAGCCAGTGCAGTGAGAGTAGCCTTTTTCTTGAGTACAAAGTGAATACATTTGGGCGAAGTCGAGAATATACTGTCACATTCAATCCTTCAGATGATACAGTCATTTGCAGTTGTAGGAAATTTGAAAATGTTGGATTTCTGTGTGGCCATGCTCTGAAAGTACTTGATCAGAAGAATATAAAGGTGCTTCCCTCCAAATATATCCTGAAGAGATGGACAAAAGATGCGAGGATTGGCTATGTGAGAGAGAGCAAAGAGTTCATTGCACAAGAAAACCCCAAGTTGGTTGCTGGTAGCCGGTACAAAGCTTTGTGCCGCAGAATGCTTAAAATATCAGCTAGAGCCACTGAATCAGAGGAAGCATTTCAGTTTGCTTCAAGACAACTTGATCAAATGATTGAAGCAGTGGAGAAAATCTTGACAATAAAACATGAGGAGGCTCATGGTATTGCCTCAAGCAGCACTGCTGCAAATGTCTCTGAAAGTGGGAATGCAGAGATTTTCTTGGATAAGAGAACAGTTGAGGATCAGGATGAGGACAACAGAGTAGCGGGAATAGAAGACAACGATGGTGCTGTCCCTGAGAGGCACCAACTGAAATATATGAAAGAAAAAAGCTCTAAGAAACATGGATTTCCAAGTGCACTACCACCTGCACCAGATACGGATACCTTTGTTTCAAGTCCTCAACAAGCATGTGTTTCAACAGAAGCCCTaacatcaaatcctcttctgcaG AATCCAGTCATAAGCCATCAAGATAATCCCAATCTATATCAACCATCAAACTTTTACTCTGACCAGCATGACTCATCTCGGCAAACTCCATTACTTCAG GCAATGGATCTTGATCTCCAACATCCACAACCTTCTTCATTCATGTTATATGATCTTAGATATAGAGCTTCAGACACATCTTTCCTTGGATCAAAGTAA
- the LOC110658409 gene encoding protein FAR1-RELATED SEQUENCE 5 isoform X2, translating to MSRDEDDLVSPHDEDMDVGLQTSDRLDLNLDQDCHNPNVAQVTGAQCSLSSKGDSITNGVLKIGTEFESDEHAYSFYSKYARLVGFSVRKDWVNRSKVHGLVVSRKFTCSKEGYRRKDKRDANVKKHRKETRTGCLAHLIITRQPDGKYRVTHFEAEHNHDSINPNNVQTLPFQKELCVTEAAEADLPSNLGAESNSAFELMNRRFEVGESLDYIAMDFDNYLQSERVRDMKRGEAGRLLRYFQRLHFESPTFFHAIQVDIDDKISNIFWADDTMVVDYDHFGDVICLDTTYRTNKDIQPFVQFIGVNHHNQAVTFAAALLFDDTVESLKWLFRTFLEAMSGKKPKVILTDQDAAIVEAIKSVLPETSHRICVWQMCQNALNHLSHALKDTESFSSDFRSCIYDLNDEEDFIHAWEALLDKYSLQQNEWLRWMFREREKWAIVYGMNTFFLDARGCHVAEDLHRNLRSNLSSDQDALQFFKVFERMVDEQRFKELQANDEMTRCMPRLMGNVVLLKHASDMYTPKAFEIFQKEYEKCLNFVVSQCSESSLFLEYKVNTFGRSREYTVTFNPSDDTVICSCRKFENVGFLCGHALKVLDQKNIKVLPSKYILKRWTKDARIGYVRESKEFIAQENPKLVAGSRYKALCRRMLKISARATESEEAFQFASRQLDQMIEAVEKILTIKHEEAHGIASSSTAANVSESGNAEIFLDKRTVEDQDEDNRVAGIEDNDGAVPERHQLKYMKEKSSKKHGFPSALPPAPDTDTFVSSPQQACVSTEALTSNPLLQEVMYHQQNPVISHQDNPNLYQPSNFYSDQHDSSRQTPLLQAMDLDLQHPQPSSFMLYDLRYRASDTSFLGSK from the exons ATGAGTAGGGATGAGGATGACTTGGTTAGCCCTCATGATGAGGACATGGATGTAGGACTCCAAACATCAGATAGGTTAGACTTAAATCTGGATCAGGACTGTCACAATCCAAATGTGGCTCAGGTTACTGGAGCTCAATGCAGTCTCTCCTCCAAAGGTGATTCCATTACAAATGGGGTGCTAAAAATTGGTACAGAGTTTGAATCAGACGAACATGCTTATAGTTTTTACAGCAAGTATGCTAGATTGGTAGGTTTCAGTGTTCGAAAGGATTGGGTAAATAGGAGTAAGGTGCATGGTCTAGTGGTGTCTAGAAAGTTTACTTGCTCTAAGGAAGGTTATCGACGGAAAGACAAGAGAGATGCTAATGTGAAGAAGCACAGAAAGGAAACCAGAACTGGTTGCTTGGCACACTTGATCATCACTCGTCAACCTGATGGTAAATACCGGGTTACACATTTTGAAGCGGAACACAACCATGACAGTATAAACCCAAATAATGTTCAAACATTACCATTTCAGAAGGAATTATGTGTTACCGAAGCTGCAGAAGCTGACTTGCCAAGTAATTTGGGGGCAGAGTCAAATTCCGCCTTTGAATTAATGAACAGAAGATTTGAAGTAGGTGAGTCTCTTGATTATATAGCCATGGATTTTGATAATTACCTACAATCTGAAAGAGTTAGAGATATGAAAAGGGGGGAGGCAGGACGCTTACTGCGTTATTTTCAGAGGCTGCACTTTGAAAGCCCAACATTCTTTCATGCGATACAGGTTGATATAGATGACAAAATAAGCAACATTTTTTGGGCTGATGATACGATGGTAGTGGATTACGACCATTTTGGTGATGTTATTTGTTTGGACACAACTTACCGAACAAATAAAGATATTCAGCCATTTGTACAGTTTATAGGAGTGAATCATCACAATCAAGCTGTAACTTTTGCTGCTGCACTTTTATTTGATGACACTGTTGAATCGCTCAAGTGGCTATTTAGAACCTTTCTAGAGGCAATGTCTGGAAAGAAGCCAAAAGTTATTCTCACTGATCAAGATGCAGCAATTGTTGAAGCAATTAAATCTGTCTTGCCAGAAACAAGCCATCGTATCTGTGTTTGGCAGATGTGCCAGAATGCTCTTAATCACCTTAGCCATGCATTGAAGGATACTGAATCTTTTTCCAGTGATTTTAGAAGTTGTATCTATGATCTCAATGATGAGGAGGATTTCATTCATGCCTGGGAGGCTTTGCTGGATAAATATAGTCTTCAGCAAAATGAGTGGCTAAGATGGATGTTTAGAGAAAGAGAGAAATGGGCCATCGTATATGGCATGAACACATTTTTTCTTGATGCCAGAGGCTGTCATGTGGCTGAAGATTTACATAGGAACTTGAGAAGTAACTTAAGCTCTGATCAAGATGCACTTCAGTTTTTCAAGGTTTTTGAGAGGATGGTGGATGAGCAACGCTTCAAAGAATTACAAGCTAATGATGAGATGACTAGATGCATGCCAAGGTTAATGGGGAATGTAGTTTTGCTAAAGCATGCAAGTGACATGTACACGCCAAAGGCATTTGAAATATTTCAGAAAGAATATGAGAAGTGTTTAAATTTTGTTGTTAGCCAGTGCAGTGAGAGTAGCCTTTTTCTTGAGTACAAAGTGAATACATTTGGGCGAAGTCGAGAATATACTGTCACATTCAATCCTTCAGATGATACAGTCATTTGCAGTTGTAGGAAATTTGAAAATGTTGGATTTCTGTGTGGCCATGCTCTGAAAGTACTTGATCAGAAGAATATAAAGGTGCTTCCCTCCAAATATATCCTGAAGAGATGGACAAAAGATGCGAGGATTGGCTATGTGAGAGAGAGCAAAGAGTTCATTGCACAAGAAAACCCCAAGTTGGTTGCTGGTAGCCGGTACAAAGCTTTGTGCCGCAGAATGCTTAAAATATCAGCTAGAGCCACTGAATCAGAGGAAGCATTTCAGTTTGCTTCAAGACAACTTGATCAAATGATTGAAGCAGTGGAGAAAATCTTGACAATAAAACATGAGGAGGCTCATGGTATTGCCTCAAGCAGCACTGCTGCAAATGTCTCTGAAAGTGGGAATGCAGAGATTTTCTTGGATAAGAGAACAGTTGAGGATCAGGATGAGGACAACAGAGTAGCGGGAATAGAAGACAACGATGGTGCTGTCCCTGAGAGGCACCAACTGAAATATATGAAAGAAAAAAGCTCTAAGAAACATGGATTTCCAAGTGCACTACCACCTGCACCAGATACGGATACCTTTGTTTCAAGTCCTCAACAAGCATGTGTTTCAACAGAAGCCCTaacatcaaatcctcttctgcaG GAGGTTATGTACCACCAGCAGAATCCAGTCATAAGCCATCAAGATAATCCCAATCTATATCAACCATCAAACTTTTACTCTGACCAGCATGACTCATCTCGGCAAACTCCATTACTTCAG GCAATGGATCTTGATCTCCAACATCCACAACCTTCTTCATTCATGTTATATGATCTTAGATATAGAGCTTCAGACACATCTTTCCTTGGATCAAAGTAA
- the LOC110658368 gene encoding stamen-specific protein FIL1: protein MAARNSLISLSCSQAALLLLLIALGAQTYLGESQGCSSQLNTLNVCAPFVLPGSQNNPSSDCCNALQSVNNDCLCNTLAIAARLPSQCHLPPLNCANW from the coding sequence ATGGCAGCTCGCAATTCCCTGATCTCTCTCAGCTGCTCGCAAGCTGCACTGCTTCTCCTGTTGATAGCACTTGGGGCGCAAACCTACTTGGGTGAGTCGCAGGGCTGCTCAAGCCAGCTGAACACCCTGAATGTGTGCGCACCATTTGTGTTGCCTGGTTCCCAAAACAACCCAAGTAGTGATTGTTGCAATGCGCTCCAGTCGGTGAACAATGACTGCCTCTGCAACACTCTCGCCATCGCTGCCCGCCTTCCATCCCAGTGCCATCTCCCACCTCTCAATTGCGCCAACTGGTAA
- the LOC110658409 gene encoding protein FAR1-RELATED SEQUENCE 5 isoform X3, giving the protein MSRDEDDLVSPHDEDMDVGLQTSDRLDLNLDQDCHNPNVAQVTGAQCSLSSKGDSITNGVLKIGTEFESDEHAYSFYSKYARLVGFSVRKDWVNRSKVHGLVVSRKFTCSKEGYRRKDKRDANVKKHRKETRTGCLAHLIITRQPDGKYRVTHFEAEHNHDSINPNNVQTLPFQKELCVTEAAEADLPSNLGAESNSAFELMNRRFEVGESLDYIAMDFDNYLQSERVRDMKRGEAGRLLRYFQRLHFESPTFFHAIQVDIDDKISNIFWADDTMVVDYDHFGDVICLDTTYRTNKDIQPFVQFIGVNHHNQAVTFAAALLFDDTVESLKWLFRTFLEAMSGKKPKVILTDQDAAIVEAIKSVLPETSHRICVWQMCQNALNHLSHALKDTESFSSDFRSCIYDLNDEEDFIHAWEALLDKYSLQQNEWLRWMFREREKWAIVYGMNTFFLDARGCHVAEDLHRNLRSNLSSDQDALQFFKVFERMVDEQRFKELQANDEMTRCMPRLMGNVVLLKHASDMYTPKAFEIFQKEYEKCLNFVVSQCSESSLFLEYKVNTFGRSREYTVTFNPSDDTVICSCRKFENVGFLCGHALKVLDQKNIKVLPSKYILKRWTKDARIGYVRESKEFIAQENPKLVAGSRYKALCRRMLKISARATESEEAFQFASRQLDQMIEAVEKILTIKHEEAHGIASSSTAANVSESGNAEIFLDKRTVEDQDEDNRVAGIEDNDGAVPERHQLKYMKEKSSKKHGFPSALPPAPDTDTFVSSPQQACVSTEALTSNPLLQQNPVISHQDNPNLYQPSNFYSDQHDSSRQTPLLQAMDLDLQHPQPSSFMLYDLRYRASDTSFLGSK; this is encoded by the exons ATGAGTAGGGATGAGGATGACTTGGTTAGCCCTCATGATGAGGACATGGATGTAGGACTCCAAACATCAGATAGGTTAGACTTAAATCTGGATCAGGACTGTCACAATCCAAATGTGGCTCAGGTTACTGGAGCTCAATGCAGTCTCTCCTCCAAAGGTGATTCCATTACAAATGGGGTGCTAAAAATTGGTACAGAGTTTGAATCAGACGAACATGCTTATAGTTTTTACAGCAAGTATGCTAGATTGGTAGGTTTCAGTGTTCGAAAGGATTGGGTAAATAGGAGTAAGGTGCATGGTCTAGTGGTGTCTAGAAAGTTTACTTGCTCTAAGGAAGGTTATCGACGGAAAGACAAGAGAGATGCTAATGTGAAGAAGCACAGAAAGGAAACCAGAACTGGTTGCTTGGCACACTTGATCATCACTCGTCAACCTGATGGTAAATACCGGGTTACACATTTTGAAGCGGAACACAACCATGACAGTATAAACCCAAATAATGTTCAAACATTACCATTTCAGAAGGAATTATGTGTTACCGAAGCTGCAGAAGCTGACTTGCCAAGTAATTTGGGGGCAGAGTCAAATTCCGCCTTTGAATTAATGAACAGAAGATTTGAAGTAGGTGAGTCTCTTGATTATATAGCCATGGATTTTGATAATTACCTACAATCTGAAAGAGTTAGAGATATGAAAAGGGGGGAGGCAGGACGCTTACTGCGTTATTTTCAGAGGCTGCACTTTGAAAGCCCAACATTCTTTCATGCGATACAGGTTGATATAGATGACAAAATAAGCAACATTTTTTGGGCTGATGATACGATGGTAGTGGATTACGACCATTTTGGTGATGTTATTTGTTTGGACACAACTTACCGAACAAATAAAGATATTCAGCCATTTGTACAGTTTATAGGAGTGAATCATCACAATCAAGCTGTAACTTTTGCTGCTGCACTTTTATTTGATGACACTGTTGAATCGCTCAAGTGGCTATTTAGAACCTTTCTAGAGGCAATGTCTGGAAAGAAGCCAAAAGTTATTCTCACTGATCAAGATGCAGCAATTGTTGAAGCAATTAAATCTGTCTTGCCAGAAACAAGCCATCGTATCTGTGTTTGGCAGATGTGCCAGAATGCTCTTAATCACCTTAGCCATGCATTGAAGGATACTGAATCTTTTTCCAGTGATTTTAGAAGTTGTATCTATGATCTCAATGATGAGGAGGATTTCATTCATGCCTGGGAGGCTTTGCTGGATAAATATAGTCTTCAGCAAAATGAGTGGCTAAGATGGATGTTTAGAGAAAGAGAGAAATGGGCCATCGTATATGGCATGAACACATTTTTTCTTGATGCCAGAGGCTGTCATGTGGCTGAAGATTTACATAGGAACTTGAGAAGTAACTTAAGCTCTGATCAAGATGCACTTCAGTTTTTCAAGGTTTTTGAGAGGATGGTGGATGAGCAACGCTTCAAAGAATTACAAGCTAATGATGAGATGACTAGATGCATGCCAAGGTTAATGGGGAATGTAGTTTTGCTAAAGCATGCAAGTGACATGTACACGCCAAAGGCATTTGAAATATTTCAGAAAGAATATGAGAAGTGTTTAAATTTTGTTGTTAGCCAGTGCAGTGAGAGTAGCCTTTTTCTTGAGTACAAAGTGAATACATTTGGGCGAAGTCGAGAATATACTGTCACATTCAATCCTTCAGATGATACAGTCATTTGCAGTTGTAGGAAATTTGAAAATGTTGGATTTCTGTGTGGCCATGCTCTGAAAGTACTTGATCAGAAGAATATAAAGGTGCTTCCCTCCAAATATATCCTGAAGAGATGGACAAAAGATGCGAGGATTGGCTATGTGAGAGAGAGCAAAGAGTTCATTGCACAAGAAAACCCCAAGTTGGTTGCTGGTAGCCGGTACAAAGCTTTGTGCCGCAGAATGCTTAAAATATCAGCTAGAGCCACTGAATCAGAGGAAGCATTTCAGTTTGCTTCAAGACAACTTGATCAAATGATTGAAGCAGTGGAGAAAATCTTGACAATAAAACATGAGGAGGCTCATGGTATTGCCTCAAGCAGCACTGCTGCAAATGTCTCTGAAAGTGGGAATGCAGAGATTTTCTTGGATAAGAGAACAGTTGAGGATCAGGATGAGGACAACAGAGTAGCGGGAATAGAAGACAACGATGGTGCTGTCCCTGAGAGGCACCAACTGAAATATATGAAAGAAAAAAGCTCTAAGAAACATGGATTTCCAAGTGCACTACCACCTGCACCAGATACGGATACCTTTGTTTCAAGTCCTCAACAAGCATGTGTTTCAACAGAAGCCCTaacatcaaatcctcttctgcaG CAGAATCCAGTCATAAGCCATCAAGATAATCCCAATCTATATCAACCATCAAACTTTTACTCTGACCAGCATGACTCATCTCGGCAAACTCCATTACTTCAG GCAATGGATCTTGATCTCCAACATCCACAACCTTCTTCATTCATGTTATATGATCTTAGATATAGAGCTTCAGACACATCTTTCCTTGGATCAAAGTAA
- the LOC110658409 gene encoding protein FAR1-RELATED SEQUENCE 5 isoform X1, translated as MSRDEDDLVSPHDEDMDVGLQTSDRLDLNLDQDCHNPNVAQVTGAQCSLSSKGDSITNGVLKIGTEFESDEHAYSFYSKYARLVGFSVRKDWVNRSKVHGLVVSRKFTCSKEGYRRKDKRDANVKKHRKETRTGCLAHLIITRQPDGKYRVTHFEAEHNHDSINPNNVQTLPFQKELCVTEAAEADLPSNLGAESNSAFELMNRRFEVGESLDYIAMDFDNYLQSERVRDMKRGEAGRLLRYFQRLHFESPTFFHAIQVDIDDKISNIFWADDTMVVDYDHFGDVICLDTTYRTNKDIQPFVQFIGVNHHNQAVTFAAALLFDDTVESLKWLFRTFLEAMSGKKPKVILTDQDAAIVEAIKSVLPETSHRICVWQMCQNALNHLSHALKDTESFSSDFRSCIYDLNDEEDFIHAWEALLDKYSLQQNEWLRWMFREREKWAIVYGMNTFFLDARGCHVAEDLHRNLRSNLSSDQDALQFFKVFERMVDEQRFKELQANDEMTRCMPRLMGNVVLLKHASDMYTPKAFEIFQKEYEKCLNFVVSQCSESSLFLEYKVNTFGRSREYTVTFNPSDDTVICSCRKFENVGFLCGHALKVLDQKNIKVLPSKYILKRWTKDARIGYVRESKEFIAQENPKLVAGSRYKALCRRMLKISARATESEEAFQFASRQLDQMIEAVEKILTIKHEEAHGIASSSTAANVSESGNAEIFLDKRTVEDQDEDNRVAGIEDNDGAVPERHQLKYMKEKSSKKHGFPSALPPAPDTDTFVSSPQQACVSTEALTSNPLLQGLYIFESNQEVMYHQQNPVISHQDNPNLYQPSNFYSDQHDSSRQTPLLQAMDLDLQHPQPSSFMLYDLRYRASDTSFLGSK; from the exons ATGAGTAGGGATGAGGATGACTTGGTTAGCCCTCATGATGAGGACATGGATGTAGGACTCCAAACATCAGATAGGTTAGACTTAAATCTGGATCAGGACTGTCACAATCCAAATGTGGCTCAGGTTACTGGAGCTCAATGCAGTCTCTCCTCCAAAGGTGATTCCATTACAAATGGGGTGCTAAAAATTGGTACAGAGTTTGAATCAGACGAACATGCTTATAGTTTTTACAGCAAGTATGCTAGATTGGTAGGTTTCAGTGTTCGAAAGGATTGGGTAAATAGGAGTAAGGTGCATGGTCTAGTGGTGTCTAGAAAGTTTACTTGCTCTAAGGAAGGTTATCGACGGAAAGACAAGAGAGATGCTAATGTGAAGAAGCACAGAAAGGAAACCAGAACTGGTTGCTTGGCACACTTGATCATCACTCGTCAACCTGATGGTAAATACCGGGTTACACATTTTGAAGCGGAACACAACCATGACAGTATAAACCCAAATAATGTTCAAACATTACCATTTCAGAAGGAATTATGTGTTACCGAAGCTGCAGAAGCTGACTTGCCAAGTAATTTGGGGGCAGAGTCAAATTCCGCCTTTGAATTAATGAACAGAAGATTTGAAGTAGGTGAGTCTCTTGATTATATAGCCATGGATTTTGATAATTACCTACAATCTGAAAGAGTTAGAGATATGAAAAGGGGGGAGGCAGGACGCTTACTGCGTTATTTTCAGAGGCTGCACTTTGAAAGCCCAACATTCTTTCATGCGATACAGGTTGATATAGATGACAAAATAAGCAACATTTTTTGGGCTGATGATACGATGGTAGTGGATTACGACCATTTTGGTGATGTTATTTGTTTGGACACAACTTACCGAACAAATAAAGATATTCAGCCATTTGTACAGTTTATAGGAGTGAATCATCACAATCAAGCTGTAACTTTTGCTGCTGCACTTTTATTTGATGACACTGTTGAATCGCTCAAGTGGCTATTTAGAACCTTTCTAGAGGCAATGTCTGGAAAGAAGCCAAAAGTTATTCTCACTGATCAAGATGCAGCAATTGTTGAAGCAATTAAATCTGTCTTGCCAGAAACAAGCCATCGTATCTGTGTTTGGCAGATGTGCCAGAATGCTCTTAATCACCTTAGCCATGCATTGAAGGATACTGAATCTTTTTCCAGTGATTTTAGAAGTTGTATCTATGATCTCAATGATGAGGAGGATTTCATTCATGCCTGGGAGGCTTTGCTGGATAAATATAGTCTTCAGCAAAATGAGTGGCTAAGATGGATGTTTAGAGAAAGAGAGAAATGGGCCATCGTATATGGCATGAACACATTTTTTCTTGATGCCAGAGGCTGTCATGTGGCTGAAGATTTACATAGGAACTTGAGAAGTAACTTAAGCTCTGATCAAGATGCACTTCAGTTTTTCAAGGTTTTTGAGAGGATGGTGGATGAGCAACGCTTCAAAGAATTACAAGCTAATGATGAGATGACTAGATGCATGCCAAGGTTAATGGGGAATGTAGTTTTGCTAAAGCATGCAAGTGACATGTACACGCCAAAGGCATTTGAAATATTTCAGAAAGAATATGAGAAGTGTTTAAATTTTGTTGTTAGCCAGTGCAGTGAGAGTAGCCTTTTTCTTGAGTACAAAGTGAATACATTTGGGCGAAGTCGAGAATATACTGTCACATTCAATCCTTCAGATGATACAGTCATTTGCAGTTGTAGGAAATTTGAAAATGTTGGATTTCTGTGTGGCCATGCTCTGAAAGTACTTGATCAGAAGAATATAAAGGTGCTTCCCTCCAAATATATCCTGAAGAGATGGACAAAAGATGCGAGGATTGGCTATGTGAGAGAGAGCAAAGAGTTCATTGCACAAGAAAACCCCAAGTTGGTTGCTGGTAGCCGGTACAAAGCTTTGTGCCGCAGAATGCTTAAAATATCAGCTAGAGCCACTGAATCAGAGGAAGCATTTCAGTTTGCTTCAAGACAACTTGATCAAATGATTGAAGCAGTGGAGAAAATCTTGACAATAAAACATGAGGAGGCTCATGGTATTGCCTCAAGCAGCACTGCTGCAAATGTCTCTGAAAGTGGGAATGCAGAGATTTTCTTGGATAAGAGAACAGTTGAGGATCAGGATGAGGACAACAGAGTAGCGGGAATAGAAGACAACGATGGTGCTGTCCCTGAGAGGCACCAACTGAAATATATGAAAGAAAAAAGCTCTAAGAAACATGGATTTCCAAGTGCACTACCACCTGCACCAGATACGGATACCTTTGTTTCAAGTCCTCAACAAGCATGTGTTTCAACAGAAGCCCTaacatcaaatcctcttctgcaG GGTTTGTATATTTTTGAGTCTAACCAGGAGGTTATGTACCACCAGCAGAATCCAGTCATAAGCCATCAAGATAATCCCAATCTATATCAACCATCAAACTTTTACTCTGACCAGCATGACTCATCTCGGCAAACTCCATTACTTCAG GCAATGGATCTTGATCTCCAACATCCACAACCTTCTTCATTCATGTTATATGATCTTAGATATAGAGCTTCAGACACATCTTTCCTTGGATCAAAGTAA